In Citrobacter sp. RHB25-C09, the following proteins share a genomic window:
- the grxC gene encoding glutaredoxin 3: MANIEIYTKATCPFCHRAKALLNSKGVSFQELPIDGDAVKREEMIKRSGRTTVPQIFIDAQHIGGCDDLYALDARGGLDPLLS; the protein is encoded by the coding sequence ATGGCCAACATCGAGATCTACACCAAAGCAACCTGCCCATTTTGCCATCGTGCGAAAGCGCTGTTGAACAGTAAAGGGGTGAGTTTCCAGGAACTTCCGATTGACGGCGACGCCGTAAAGCGTGAAGAGATGATCAAGCGCAGTGGCCGTACAACGGTTCCGCAGATTTTTATTGATGCACAGCACATTGGCGGCTGTGACGACTTGTATGCGCTGGACGCGCGTGGTGGACTTGATCCCCTACTGAGCTAA